The genomic region CTTCAAAGGAAGCTCTAACAGTTCAGCAGAAACCAATGCCTCTCTAGGCAAGGACAGGACATCTGTAGTACCTGTGCAGAATCTTGAACACAGCTGTATGTCACCTGACTCCTCCAGtctagaaaataaaagtttagaaGTGAGCGATACACGTTTTCACAGCTTCTCATTTTACGAACTGAAGAATGTCACAAATAACTTTGACAAACAACCCCTTTCTGCTGGTGGTAATAAAATGGGAGAGGGAGAACTTGGAGTTGTGCATAAAGGCTAAGTGAACAACAAAACTGTGGTAGTGAAGAAGCTTGCAGCCATGGTTGACATTAATACTGAAGAACTGAAACAACAGTTTgatcaagaaataaaagtaatggCAAATTGTCAACATGAAAACTTAGTAGAACTACTTGGTTTTTCTAGTGATGGTGATGACCTCTGCTTAGTGTATGTTTACATGCCCAATGGATTACTGCTTGACAAACTGTCTTGCTTGGATGGTACTCCACCATTCTCTTGGCACATGCAATGCGAGATTGTCCAGGGTGCAGCTAATGGCATCAGTTTTTTTACATGAAAACTATCATATTCATAGAGATATTAAAAGTGCAAATATCTTACTAGAAGAAGCCTTTGTAGCCAAAATATCTGACTTTGGCCTTGCATGGGCTTCTGAGAAGTTTGCTCAGACAATCATGACTAGCAGAATTGTGGGAACAACAGCTTACATGGCACCTGAAGCTCTATGAGGAGAAGTAACACCCAAATCTGACATCTACAGTTTTGGTGTGGTTTTACTAGAAATAATAACTGGACTTCCAGCTATGGATGAACACCATGAACCTCAGTTATTATTagatatcaaagaagaaattgaagatgaagaaaagacaattgaagaTTATATTGATGTGAAGATGAATGATGTTGATTCCACTTCAGTTGAAATTATGTACTCTGTTGCTAGTCATGTcttcatgaaaagaaaaataagagaccAGACATTAAGAAGGTTCAACAGCTGCTGCTAGAGATGAGAGTCATGATTTCTTAAAACCTATTGGAATAGACGTTCAGCTTTTTACGTACAGCTATCAAAACCATTTGCTATAAACTAAAATTTTTTGTAAACACAATTCCTTATCTTTAACAATGCAATACGgtgcagttcagtggtttttcaAAGCTCATACTGAACCCCAGACATATAGAACAGATACAAGTAGAGCCATGTATCAGTGCTTGGCCCCACCCTCTTAGTGTCACCCTCACTTCCTACAGTTATCCCTAATACTTCTCCTTGGAACTTTAGTGCTTCATCAAACACAATTTGAAAACAGGATTAGCAAATGGAGCACTGGGCTAGATAGTGCCAAAATCCTTGGTCTGATGCCAGACTCCACTATTAATTTGCTGTGAAGCTTTGGACAATCTCTTAGCTgcttgaaacttttttttttttcttataatatggACTAATATTTGCTTACCATTTCGACAGGTAGTCATGAGAATCAAGTGATGCAGAATATCTAAAGCACTTTGTAAAATGTAAAGTGTtataaaatttaaactttataaAGCCAATTATAAAATCTATTATGGCCATGTGTTTATGGGATCATGTTCACAGTTTGCTATTTTAAGTAGTCACTCACCACAAACCAAATATCCCCTTCTGATACTTCCAGAATGATTTGCCTGTGATTAGATTGTTATGTGGCAAAGGTGAAGGAATTTTGCAGATTCAATTAAGTTCCTAAAACAGCTGTCTTTGAGTTAAGCAAAAGTGAGATTATCCTAAGTGGGCCTGACCTACTCAGGTATACCCTAACAAGAAGTCAGGTTCTCCTGCTGGGCTTGAAGTAGTAAGCTGCCACGTTGTGAAAGGGCCATATTGGCCAGGGCCTGAGAGAACAGCTACTCCCAGCCATCagcaagtaataataataataaaaaaaaacaatgggggCTTCATTTGTACAGCCACAAGGAACTGCATTCTACCAACAGCCTGAGTGAACTGAGAAGAATACTCCAAGCTTTGGATGATCCCACAgacccagctgacaccttgatttcgacCTTGTGAGACCCCCAAATAGAGAATCTAGCTGAGCTGTGCCTGGGATTCTGATATACAGAACTGTGATGTAATAAATGGGTTGTTTTAAACCaataagtttgtggtaatttattatgcaGTAATAGAAAACAAATGCAATACTTCCATGATGATATACAGTGACATCTCCCCATATTCACAGGTTCTCCTAACACTCGAAGGATGGAGATTATACAGAGTGCGTATACCAGGGGGTTGTAGTGAACTGATTTTCaccaaatttttcttttcttcagtccttactcttgtaatttgtttctttgatttaCCACAGAGAGTTAGAGACCTCCAGATAGTACTGGTGActtgattttgttaaatgcttttaactttttttctaagttttaaaCTCTCAGTTGTTTTCTATcatttgaaaattcattttgCTGCTTTGGGCAAGAGGAAGTAATTTACTTAAGTgtaaaaaatggttgaagaaaaattaatatgtataaaaagaatacctagtgggatcagacacccaggggagtgaatctccctggcaacgtggaatacgactcccagggaggaatgtagacctggcatcgtgggacggagaacatcttcttgaccaaaaaggggatgtgaaaggaaatgaaataagcttcagtggcagagagattccaaaaggagccgagaggtcactctggtgggcactcttatgcacactttagacaaccctttttaggttctaaagaattggggtagctggtggtggatacctgaaactatcaaactacaacccagaacccatgaatctcgaagacagttgtataaacatgtagcttatgaggggtgacaatgggattgggaaagccataaggaccacactccactttgtctagtttatggatggatgagtagaaaaataggggaaggaaacagacaaaggtacccagtgttcttttttacttcaattgctctttttcactctaattattattcttgttatttttgtgtgtgtgctaatgaaggtgtcagggattgatttgggtgatgaatgtaccactatgtaatggtactgtaaacaatcgaaagtacgatttgttttgtatgactgggtggtatgtgaatatatctcaataaaatgaagattaaaaaaaaaaaaagtaaatgaacagtggagagaggagaggaatgagatgttttggatgttcttttttattttaattttaattttattttttggagtaatgaatgtgttcactttgattgtggtgatgaaagcacaactatatgacaatactgtgagcaactgattgtacactttgaatgattgtatgttatgtgattatatctcaataaaattacattaaaaaaaaaaagaatacctagtATATGTatgaattattcattcattcaataatctTTATGTAATTAGTTCTTTTATTAACACACCCAGAACAAGAGTATGTAAAATATGCTAAAGCAGAAGATGACCATAATCTTTACTGTATTGTTTAAACcttcctgtgatggtttgaagcaatgtgttccccagaaaaacaagttcttaaatttaaaccattcctatgggtgtgagcccattgtaagtaggaccttttcatgaggctacttcagttaaggtgtggcccacctaaatcaggattggtgttaattctatcactgcagtcctttataagagaatgaaattcaaacacagagagagagagagccacagaagcaagaagctgaaatcaatgaaacctgggagagaagggagagaccagcagatgcggCAATGCaccttgctgtgtgacagagaagccaaggatcaccagcaacctgtattcaggaagaaaacatcaccctgttgatgccttgatttggacattttcctagcctcaaaactgtgagtaaaGGCTTATCTATAACATTAACCTTTCAAAAAACCAGATTTGCCTTTGTTAATGTACtctatttaatgtttattttctgtttcattgatttctgctattctttgtttttttttattttctcctttctttgggttttattttactgttctttttctataaaTTCTTGAAATTGGATttctagctttttaatttttaaccttacttcatttctaaaaatttgtgTAGATACAGATGGACACAGATACATATTGATTTAGATATAGATAAGGCATTATGTTCCTGTAAATATGACATTAGCTGCATACCCCAAGTTAGGATATACAGAATTATTTTCTCTGTCATTcagttcaaagtattttctcatttccattgtgatttcttctttcatacATGGTATATTTACAAGTGTaattcttaatttccaaatatatcaAGTTTTCTagtgaaaagaaagaatataCCAACTTTGCCTGGTCTGAGATAGGGACTCATGGCGAAATAAGCAGCTTTTTCTTGGGAGGATTACAAGAAAAGTGGAACAGGGAAAATCTAGTATCTGGCTAAGATTGATCGTGTCCTGTACTGAAGATGTTTCCAGAACAACAGAAAGAGGAATTTTTAAAGGTTTGGATTCTAGATCCTGGGACTCAGAAGGAGGATTTGGGGCCTTCTTATATTGACTATGAGCCATGCCTTCACACCAATAGCATGTGTTTTACTTTGAAAATATCCTGTGTGAAAAGAAGATACAGACAATTTTTGTGGCTGAGGCAGAGACTCCAAAATAATGCATTGCTGGTACAACTGCCAGAATGTCCATCTAAAAACCtatttttcaacatgaacaattgCCAGCACATAGATCAAAATCATCAAGGTTTGGAAGATTTCCTCAGAAAGGTCCTACAGAATACACTTTTGCTTTCAGGTCGCAGCCTTCACCTGTTTTTGCAGAGCCATCCGAATTCAGAAGACACCAGGGTGTGTGTTTCTAGGCAATCCAAGCCTTGGTGGAAGAAGCaattccaccatcttgcctcgATGGACAACTGTTTCcctgaagaagatgaagaaagaaaaaaagaaaatgatatagaTTATGATTCAGGAAGTTCATCCTCTGGGCTTGGACACAGATGTGATGACAGCA from Choloepus didactylus isolate mChoDid1 chromosome 1, mChoDid1.pri, whole genome shotgun sequence harbors:
- the LOC119510951 gene encoding sorting nexin-10-like; this translates as MFPEQQKEEFLKVWILDPGTQKEDLGPSYIDYEPCLHTNSMCFTLKISCVKRRYRQFLWLRQRLQNNALLVQLPECPSKNLFFNMNNCQHIDQNHQGLEDFLRKVLQNTLLLSGRSLHLFLQSHPNSEDTRVCVSRQSKPWWKKQFHHLASMDNCFPEEDEERKKENDIDYDSGSSSSGLGHRCDDSSSYGCKTSMTLQES